In Cellulomonas sp. JZ18, the DNA window CGTCGACGGCGTTCCCGAACTCGGCCCGGACGAGGCGTTCGACCTCGTCGAGCGACGTCAGGTCGCCCCCGCCGCGCCGGGCGTCCGCGCGCGGCCTGGCCGCACGGCGCTCGAGCCAGCGCAGGTACCGCTCGGGGAGCCGTGCCCGCGCGAGCTCCAGCGCCTGCGCCACGACGGCGTCCGCCGCGGTCGGCCACGGCCCCTCGACCCGCCGCAGGTCGACGACCTGCCCGAAGCCGGTCGTCACGCTGCCGGTGGCGGCCCCGTCCTCGAGCCGGACCCGGAACGGGAGGGCGTGGAACAGCTCGCCCTCGAACGTCGTGCCGTCGTCGCTCACCGCACCGGACGTCACCACGGCGCCGCGGACCCGCTCGGGCGTCGCGACGAGCCGGTACAGGTCGCCGGGGCGAGCGGGCCGCCCCGCAGCCGCAGCACCGTCCGCGGCGACGTCCTGCTCCCCCACCGCCGCGTCCGCGTCCGCCGCGGCGGCCCGCGCCTCGACCTCGTCCCACGTCACGCCGGCGAACAGACCCTCGCGCTGGGCCTGCTCGAACGCCTCCCGGGGCGACCGCGTCACCGGCTCGGCGCCGGCGGTCCCCCGGGGGGCACGTCGTCCGCCGGGGCCGGTGCCCAGGGGCGGCCGAGCCGCTCGAGCTCCTCGAAGAACACGGCACGGGCGGCCTCCAGGTCGCGCGTGCGGACGCGCTCACGGTCCCGCCCCATGTCGCGGTACGTGACGACGTAGTCGTCGCCCTGCCTGCCGACGACGACGACCTCGCTGCTCGCCATCGTGGGCAAGCCCCGGACGACGAAGTCCATGCCGTACGCGTAGCCGCGCCGCTCCGCGTCCTGCTTGAGGGCGACCAGCTCGGGCGCCGGCGCGTGGTCGGCGCTCACGTCGCCGTCACGTCGACGACGACGGTCACTGCCGTGTCCGTGCGAGCAGCCGGCACGGCGCGAGGTCCGCCCGTGCGCGAGCCGGCCGCCGTCATCCGACCGGCTCCGTCGGCTCGTCCCCGCCGCCGCCCGCGGCGTCCCCCACCGCCGACGGCCCGCCCGCGAGCAGCGCCACGAACCCGGCCTCGTCGAGGATCCGCAGCCCGAGCTCGATCGCCTTCGCCTCCTTCGACCCGGCGTTCTCCCCCACGACCACGTAGTCCGTCTTCTTCGACACGCTGCCGGACGCCTTGCCGCCGCGCGCGATGATGGCCTCCTTCGCGCCGTCGCGGCTGAAGCCCTCGAGCGAGCCGGTGACGACGACCGTGAGACCCTCGAGCGTCGGCGTGACGGTCTCGTCGCGCTCGTCGCGCATCCGCACGCCGGCGGCCGCCCAGCGGTCGACGACCTCGCGGTGCCAGTCCCCCTCGGGCCCGGTGAACCACTGCACCAGCGACTCGGCGATCACCGGCCCGATGCCCTCGACCTGCGAGAGGTCCGCGACGGCCTGGGCCGGGTCGCCCTCGACGACCGCCCGGAGCGCCTCCATCGACCCGAAGCGCGTGGCCAGGGCGCGCGCCGCGGTGGGACCGACGTTGCGGATCGACAGCGACACCAGCACGCGCCACAGGTCCTTCGTCTTCGCCGCGTCGAGCTGGTCGAGCAGCGTGCGCGCGGACTCCGACGGCTCCCAGTCGGGCAGCGTCCGCCCCTCGGCCGCCGCGGCCGCCTGCGCCGCCTTCGTGTGCTTGAGGGTGCGACGGAAGGGCGCGCGGCGCCGCACCCGGCCGTCCTCGTCCTCGCGCGGCAGACCGGTCTCCGGGTCGCGGACGACGACCTCGACCCGGGCCAGCAGCGCCGTCGACCGCTCACGGACGCGCGCGACCTCCTCGGCGGGGGCGTCCAGCGGGTAGCCGACCAGGTCGAACAGGTACGCCTCGTTCGGCACGGGCGGGTCGGCCGGCACCTCGGGCTGCGTGAGCGCCGCGGCCGTCACCTCCCCGAGCGCCTCGATGTCGAGGCCGCCGCGCGAGCCGATGTGCTCGACCCGCCCGCGCACCTGCGCCGGGCAGGTGCGGGCGTTCGGGCAGCGCAGGTCGATGTCGCCCTCGCGCATGGGCCGCAGGGGCGTCCCGCACTCCGGGCACTCGGTCGGCATCTGCCACGTCACGCGCGGCACGTCGTCGTCCGGCGCGGCGGGCGCGGGGCCGACGATCTCCGGGATGACGTCGCCCGCCTTGCGCAGGACCACCATGTCGCCGATCCGCACGCCCTTGGCGGCGACGACCTCCTGGTTGTGCAGCGTCGCCTGCCGGACCGTCGAGCCCGACACCACGACCGGCTCCATGACCCCGAACGGCGTCGCGCGGCCGGTGCGGCCGATGCCGACCTCGATCGCGAGCAGGCGGGTGTTCACCTCCTCGGGCGGGTACTTGTAGGCGATGGCCCAGCGCGGCGCGCGGCTGGTGGCGCCCAGCCGGCGCTGCGCGCCGCGCTCGTCGACCTTGACGACGACGCCGTCGATCTCGTGCTCCACGTCGTGCCGGTGCTCGCCGTGGTGCGCCACGAACGCCTGGACGTCCGGGAACGCGTCGAGCACGCGCGTGTGTGGCGACACGGGCACGCCCCAGCCCGCCAGCAGCTCGTACACCTGGGACTGGCGGGTGATCTCCGGACCCCCGCGCACCGCGCCGACGCCGTGCGCGTACATGCGCAGCTGCCGGGACGCGGTCACCCGCGGGTCCTTCTGGCGCAGCGACCCCGCCGCCGCGTTCCGCGGGTTGGCGAAGGGGCCTTGCCGGCGGCCACCTGCGCGGCGTTGAGCGCCTCGAACGCCTCGACGGGGAAGAAGATCTCGCCCCGGACCTCGATGAGCTCCGGGTGCGTCGCCGGGTCGCCGGCGAGCACGTGCGGGATCGTCCGGATCGTGCGGACGTTCAGCGTGACGTCCTCCCCCGTGCGGCCGTCCCCGCGGGTCGCGGCGCGCACCAGCCGGCCACGCTCGTACAGCAGCGCGATCGCCAGCCCGTCGATCTTCAGCTCGCAGAGCCAGTGCACGTCCTGCGTCTCCAGGTCGCGCACGACCCGGTCCGCCCACGCGCTCAGCTCCTCGGCGGAGAAGACGTTGTCGAGCGACATCATCCGCTCCACGTGGTCGACCGCCGTGAACTCCGTGGAGAAGGTGCCGCCCACGCGCTGCGTCGGGGAGTCCGGCGTGCGCAGGTCGGGGTACCGGTCCTCCAGGGCGGCGAGCTCGCGGATGCGCGCGTCGTAGTCCGCGTCCGACGACGTCGGGGCGTCCCGGACGTAGTAGGCGAACTGGTCCGCCTCGATCGACGCCGCCAGCTCGCTCCAGCGGTGGCGCGCCTCGGCGGGGGCGGGGGCCGCCGCGTCCTCGCTGGTCAGGTCCGTGCCGGTGCGTGCGTCGTCCACGTGCCCATCCTGGCGCACGCCACCGACAGGCCGCCCACCGGACGCACCCGTCCGGCGGGCGACCCGTCAGCCGTGCCGCGACGGCTGGAACGCCAGCTGGCCCTGGAAGAGGCCGCGGTCGCGGCTGACCACCTGCACGCGTCCGGGGGGCGCCTGCACGGCCTTGACGCGGCCGATCAGCTGCCCCTCGTCCGGGTTGCCGGACAGCAGGATGCCCGTGGTGCCGAGGTCCGTCAGGCGCTGCAGCACCGGGTCGTACGCGGCGCGGCTGGCACCACCGGTGTGCCGCGCGATCACGACGTGCAGGCCGAGGTCCGCGGCCTGCGCGAGCAGCGGGACGATCGGCAGCAGCGGGTTGCCCTGCGACGTGGCCACCAGGTCGTAGTCGTCGACCAGGATGAAGCCCTCCGCTCCCGACCACCACGAGCGGGTCCGCAGCTGCTCCGGCGTGAGGTCCGGCCCCGGCACGCGGGTGCGGAAGAACCCGGCGAGGTCCTCCATGCCGCCCTGCGTCATCTCCGCGGTCGTCAGGTACGCGCCCAGGTAGTCCTTCGGGATCTCGTCCAGCAGGCCGCGGCGGTAGTCGACGACGAAGATCTTCGCCTGCTGCGGCGTGTACAGCCGCTGCACCTCGGCGGCGAAGGTGCGCAGCAGCGACGTCTTGCCGGCGTCGGACTCCCCGTAGAGGAACAGGTGCGGCTCGTCCACCGGGTCCAGCCCGAACGGCGCGAGCGCGTCCTCGTCGACGCCCAGCAGGATGCGCCGGTCGTCCGGACCGGCCGCGGCGCGCAGCTCGTCGAGGTGGAGCATCGTCGGCAGGAGCCGCAGCCGCGGGCCCTGCGGTCCGCGCCAGGCGGCGCGGGTGCGGGCCACGAGGTCGGCGACGCCGTCGGCGAGGGTGGACGTGTCCCCCGAGCCGTCGACGCGCGGCAGCGCGCCGAGCATGTGCAGCTTCGTCGGCGTCAGGCCGCGGCCCGGCATCGCCGCGGGGACGTTGGCGGCGGTCCGGCGGTCCACCTCGGAGTCGCCCGGGTCGCCGAGCCGCAGCTCCAGGCGCGTGCCGATGAGGTCCTTGACCTGCGGCCGCACCTCCATCCAGCGCGTCGCGGAGATCATGACGTGCACGCCGTAGGACAGGCCCCGCGCGGCGACCTGCTGGACCGTGGCCTCCAGCGCCTCGAACTCCTGGCGCAGCGTGCCCCAGCCGTCGACGACGAGGAACACGTCGCCCCAGCCGTCGTCCGCCGTGCCGGCGGCGCGGCGCGCGCGGTAGGTCTCGATCGAGTCGATGCCCTGCTCCCGGAAGTACTGCTCGCGCCGGTCGACGACGCCGACGACCTCGGCGACCGTGCGGCGCACCGCCTCCGCCTCGGTGCGCGTCGCGACCCCCGACACGTGCGGCAGGTCGCGCAGGCCCAGGAACGTGCCGCCGCCGAAGTCGAGGACGTAGAACTGCACCTCGAGCGGCGTGCGGGTCAGCGACAGCGCGGCCACGGTCGAGCGCAGCAGCGTGCTCTTTCCGGACACCGGGCGGCCGACGACCGCCATGTGCCCCGCCGAGCCCGACAGCGACACCACGAGCGGCTCGCGGCGCTGCTCGAGCGGCACGTCCACGACGCCGACCGGCACCGTGAGGGTGCCCGCGTCCCGCCAGCGCCGGCTGACCAGCCCGAGCTGCGGGTCCGGCGCGAGGTCGCCCAGCAGCGCGTCGAGGGAGTCCGGCGTCTCCAGCGGCGGCAGCCACACCTTGTGCGCCTGCGGACCGCGGCCGGTCATGCGGTCGACCGCGATGTCGAAGGTCACGCGCTCGTCGGCGCCCTCGGCGGCGACCACGGCCGGGTCCAGCGCCTCGACCTGCTCGGACTCGACCGGCGCCGCGACGCGCGCGGCGGTGAACGAGGTGACGGCGCGCACGCCGCCGCCGTCCGACCGCCGGGTGACCTCCTGCCGGCGGGGCGGCCGGCCCGACACGTACGCGGCCTTGAACTGTGTCATGCCCTCCGTGCCGACCTTGAGGTAGCCGACGCCGGGCTCGCGCGGCAGGTCGACCGCGTCCGGCACGCCGAGGACGGCGCGCGACTCGGCGCCGGAGAACGTCCGCAGGCCGATGCGGTACGACAGGTACGTGTCGAGCCCGCGCAGCCGCCCCTCCTCCAGGCGCTGGGACGCGATGAGCAGGTGCACGTGCAGCGAGCGGCCGACGCGGCCGATCGCGACGAAGCTGTCGACGAACTCGGGCTTGGCGGACAGCAGCTCGGAGAACTCGTCGACGACGACGAGCAGCGCGGGCAGCGGCTCCAGGTCGGTGCGGCCGCCGCGGCGCGCCTTCTCGTAGTCCCCGACGTTCGCGAAGTTGCCCGCCGCGCGCAGCAGCTCCTGCCGGCGCGTCATCTCACCGGTCAGCGCGTCCTGGAAACGGTCGACCAGGGACAGCTCGTCGGACAGGTTCGTGATGATCGCCGACACGTGCGGCATGCCCGCCATGCCGGCGAACGTCGCGCCACCCTTGAAGTCGACGAGGACGAAGTTCAGCTCCTCCGGGGAGTGCGTCAGCGCGAGCGCGAGCACGAGCGTGCGCAGCACCTCCGACTTGCCGGAGCCGGTGGCGCCGATGAGCACGCCGTGCGGGCCCATGCCCTGCTGGGCGGACTCCTTGAGGTCGAGCACGAGCGGCGCACCCGTCGTGTCCTGCCCGATCGGCACGCGCAGGCGGTCGCGCTCGAGGCGCCCCCGCCACGCGACGTCCAGGTCGATGTCGCGCACGTCCGGCAGGCCGAGCAGGTCGACGAGCTCCTCCTGCCCCGAGCCCCGCGCCTCGACCGCGGTCGGCCCGGAGTACAGCGGCATGAGCCGGCGCGCGGCGGCCTCCGCCTCCACCTCGGTGCACGCGTCGGGGACGAACGCCGCACCGGCACCGCGCGCCTGCACCACCTCGGCGACGAGGCGGTCGCCGGTCCGCGAGAGCGCGACGCGGGCGGCGGCCTCGTCCTCCAGCGCACCCCAGCGCGCCGGCAGGTCGAGCACCGTCACACCCTGGACGCCCTCGCGCAGCGCGGGGTGCGCCGTGTGCAGCGGGACGCCGTCGACGACCACGAGCACGTGCGGCGTCTGCCCCCCGCCGGGCGCGAACCGCGGACGCTGCGCGACGTCGGCGGGCAGCAGCTCGTCGAGGTCGGAGAACGACCGGACCACCATGCGGGCAGGGCCCGCGCCGTCCTGCACGCGCCGCGAGTGCGCGTGCGGCAGCCACTTCACCCACTCCCAGCGCGGCAGCGCCGACTCCTCCGCGACCACCGCGACCACGAGGTCCTCCGGGTGGTGCAGCGTCGCGGCGCCGATCACGACCGCGCGCGCGAGCGCCCGCACGTCGTCCTCGGGACCCGTCACCTCCAGCCGCGCCCAGCCGTCCAGGCGCACGCCGAACGGCAGGTCGGGCACCTGCTCGTGCGTGAGCATGAAGCGGTGCGCCGCGGACGCCGCCACCGGGTCCAGCTGCGCGAGCGGCGGCAGCTCGGGCGCCTCCAGCACCATGGCCGCCGGCTGGTCCGTCACGCCGAGCCGCACGTCGAGGAAGTCGGCGTCCTGCGCACCGCGCTCCCACACGCGCGTGCGCTCCTCCGCCAGGAACGGCAGCGTCGCGGGCGCCGGGTACTGCCAGTGCGCGGCGCGGCGCTGCTGACGTGCGGCCGTGCGCACCGTGGCGCGCAGCTCGGTGAGGTAGGCGAGGTACTCGCGCCGCGCGTCGAGCAGCTGGGCCGCCCGCTGCGAGCGCTGCCGCCAGCCGTTCGCGGCGACGAAGCCGAGGGACGACAGCAGGAACATGCCGCCGGTGAGGAAGCCGGTGGGACCGGCGTTGGAGATCGTCACCATCGCGATGGCGCCGACGGACCCGAGCATGGGCAGCAGGGAGGTGAGCACCGACGACGTGTCGTCGGCCGCCGCGAGCTCGGGCGGTGGCTGGAGCGTCACGCTCCCCGAGGGCACGCGAGGCGGGGCGAGACGGGATCCGGGCACGGGGTCAGGCCTCCGGGACGACGGACGAGACGGTGAACACGCGCCGGCCGACCCGGACGCGGTCCCCCTCGACGAGCAGGACGGTGGTGTGCGGCGGCAGCACGGTGACCTCGCCGTCGTCGCCCAGCACCGCCGTGCCGTTCGCCGAGCCGAGATCGGTCACGCGGACGCCGTCACGCGTGTGCTCCAGCCGCAGGTGGCGGCGCGAGACCGTGCTCTCCGGGTCCTGCAGCACCACGGGCCGGTCTCCGGCGACGACGGCCTCGGGCGAGCGGCCGAGGACGACCGCCGCCCCGAGCGGCACGAGCTCGCGCTGACCGGTGTCGACGACGAGCAGCACCGCCGCACCGGCGACCGGGACCGGAGCGCCCGCACCCGGGCGGCCGACGACGGCGGGCAGGGCCCCGGTCTGCGGACCGGCCGGCGGGGCGTCGGTGCGCTCGGGCACCCGCGGGCCGGACGTGTCCGGCACGACCAGGGGCTCGGCGAGCACGCCGGGACGGTCGCCGGGCGCCTGCCAGGGCGCCGCCGGGACCGCGGGCGCACCGGGCCGGACGCCCGCCGGGGCGACGGGGGGCAGGCCTGCGGACGGCGGGGACGACGCGAGCGCACCCGCGTGCTCGGCTCCGGCGCCGTCCTGCCACGGCAGGGTGAGGTCGGGCGTCGCGGCGGCGGGGCCGGCGGCCATGACCGTGAGGCCCGGCGCGACGGGCGGGACGGCCACCGTCGGGGTCGCTCGCCGCCGCGGGACGGCGACGACGACGGTCCCCGCGGCCCGGTCGGCCCAGGAGCGCCGGCGACCGCTGCGGTCGAGCGCGGCGGACGCGACGACACCCCACGCGCCGACGACCGCGACGAGCGCGCCCAGGCCCGTCACGAGCAGGCGGACGAAGGCCGGACCGGCGCCGGGCGACCACGGCCGGTCGTCGCGCGCCGTGCGCAGGCGCAGCACCGCGTTGCCGACGGTCAGGCCCGTGCGCGCCTGCCAGACCCACAGCGCCACGACGGCCTCGACCGCGACGACGGCCGTGAGCACCGGCGAGCGGGTCGGCAGCCAGACCGCCGCGACGACGAGCACGAGCGCGAGGACGTCGACCGTGAACGCGGCCAGCCGGGCGCCCACGCCCGCCGCACGACCCGCGAGCCGCGGACCGAGGTCGCCGCCGTCCGCGCGCCGCCGCTCGCCGCGCGACGGGGCTCCGCCCGCGGCGTCGCCGGCACCGCGCGGCAGCGCGCCGCAGCTCGGGCAGGGTCCGTCCGCGGGGGCGGCGGCGCCGCAGCACCAGCACGTCGTCGTCACCGTCGTCATCCCGACACCGCCGTCCGCACGAGCTCCAGGCCGCCGGCCGCGAGCAGCGCGGCCGGCAGCGCGAGGACCGTGGCCATCCCCTGCAGGACGTCCCCGGTCCGGGACAGCCCCAGCGAGCGCGCACCGCGCCCCAGGGGCACCGCCACGACGGCGGACGCGACGCCGACGAGCGCGAGCAGGCCCGCGACCAGCGTCGCGGAGTCCGGGCCGGTCGTGGCGGCGACGGCCCGCAGGCCGACGACCGCGGCCACGGCGGCCGACCCGCGCACCACCCAGCGCAGGCCCGGCACGTTCTCGGTGCGCGCGAGCAGCAGCAGCCCGACGAGGTAGCACAGGACGAGCGCGACCGTGCCGCCCACCACGAGCGCGCCGGCGGGGTGCGGCGGCACGGCGGCGGGCAGGGCGAGCGCCCCCACCGCGGCGAGCACGACCGTGGCGGTGACCCGCGCCGCGGACGCGGCGACCACGTGCGCGCGCACCTCGTCCCCGTCCACCGGGCCGGGGTCGGCGGGCACCGCGCCGCGCACCGACCACCGGTTGCGCAGGTAGCGCCCGTAGTCCATGAAGTACCCCTCGTCGACCTGCAGCAGCGCCGCGGGCAGGGCCCGCAGCGCGACGGGGACCGCGCCGGCGGTCAGTGCCGCGGCGGCCTGGGCCGGCCAGGCCAGCAGGAGCGTCAGGCCCCACAGCGCCGCGACGCCGGCGGCGACGGCCGCGACCGCGGCGAACGAGGCGCGCCACGGACCCGGCTCGGCGAGCGCGACGCCCGCCAGCCCCAGCACGGCGACGGTGGCCGCCGCCGTGACGGCGCCGAGCACGTCCGTGCCGGTCCACCCGTCGGGCACGACCGTGACCGCCGCGGCGGCGGCGAGCGCCACCGGGGTCGCGACGCGCAGCGCGGCGGGCAGGTCCTCGGTGCGCCGGGCGGCCAGCACCGCGGTCACCACCGCGGCGACGGCGAGGAGGACCGCCGCGGGCGGGGTCCACCGCGCGCTGAGCAGCCCCGGCGCGACGAGGTCCAGCACCGCGGCCACGGCACCGAGCGCGAGCAGTGCCCACCACGCCGGGGCGATGCCGCCACGCCCGGCGACCCGCCGCTCGCGAGCGGCACGGCGCGGGTCCGCCGGTTCGGCGGCACGGTCGACGACCGTGACGAGCGCACCGTCCTCGAGGTCGGCCACCGGCGTACCGGCCTCCGCGCGGCGGTCGCCGACCAGGAGCGTGAGCCCCGGGTCGTCGAGGGCGACGCCGACCGCGCCGAGGGCCTCGGCGAGCGTGCCGGTCGCGGGGAGGGCGACGTCGAGCCGCCGTTCGCCGTCGAGCACGGCGATCCGGCGCGGAGGTGCGGTGGTCACGAGCGCGGCGACCGCCCCCGGGCAGGGTCCGCGCAGGCACCGGCCCGCGCGTGCTCCCGGTCCGTCCCGCTCATCCGCTCACCCCTCGTCGTCTGCCGTCGCGCCGCTCGCGCGCGCGACGGAGCACACCGTACGTCCTCGTGGGTATCGGCATCCGCCACCGCCGACTGGAGGCGTCCGCGTGCCGGTGCCGACGGCAGGCCGGGCCCCCGCGCACGCGGCGACGCCGCCCGCCGCCGGACCGCGACCGCGGTCCGGCGACGGGTCGCCCGTGCTCCCGCCTCAGCGCTCGCCGGGGCCGGCGGACAGCGGACGGGGAGCGATCTCCTCCTCGTCCTCCAGCCGCGGCGCGAGCGGGCCGCCGAGGCCCTTGCGCCGGTCACGCTGGCTGCCACCCGCGCCACCCGCGGCACCGCCGTGCATCATCCCGGTCGTGCCCCCGGCACCGCCGGTGCCGGCCGCCCCGCCGCGGGCACCGGCCGCGCCGGCCCCCTCGGCGAGACC includes these proteins:
- the eccCa gene encoding type VII secretion protein EccCa; protein product: MTLQPPPELAAADDTSSVLTSLLPMLGSVGAIAMVTISNAGPTGFLTGGMFLLSSLGFVAANGWRQRSQRAAQLLDARREYLAYLTELRATVRTAARQQRRAAHWQYPAPATLPFLAEERTRVWERGAQDADFLDVRLGVTDQPAAMVLEAPELPPLAQLDPVAASAAHRFMLTHEQVPDLPFGVRLDGWARLEVTGPEDDVRALARAVVIGAATLHHPEDLVVAVVAEESALPRWEWVKWLPHAHSRRVQDGAGPARMVVRSFSDLDELLPADVAQRPRFAPGGGQTPHVLVVVDGVPLHTAHPALREGVQGVTVLDLPARWGALEDEAAARVALSRTGDRLVAEVVQARGAGAAFVPDACTEVEAEAAARRLMPLYSGPTAVEARGSGQEELVDLLGLPDVRDIDLDVAWRGRLERDRLRVPIGQDTTGAPLVLDLKESAQQGMGPHGVLIGATGSGKSEVLRTLVLALALTHSPEELNFVLVDFKGGATFAGMAGMPHVSAIITNLSDELSLVDRFQDALTGEMTRRQELLRAAGNFANVGDYEKARRGGRTDLEPLPALLVVVDEFSELLSAKPEFVDSFVAIGRVGRSLHVHLLIASQRLEEGRLRGLDTYLSYRIGLRTFSGAESRAVLGVPDAVDLPREPGVGYLKVGTEGMTQFKAAYVSGRPPRRQEVTRRSDGGGVRAVTSFTAARVAAPVESEQVEALDPAVVAAEGADERVTFDIAVDRMTGRGPQAHKVWLPPLETPDSLDALLGDLAPDPQLGLVSRRWRDAGTLTVPVGVVDVPLEQRREPLVVSLSGSAGHMAVVGRPVSGKSTLLRSTVAALSLTRTPLEVQFYVLDFGGGTFLGLRDLPHVSGVATRTEAEAVRRTVAEVVGVVDRREQYFREQGIDSIETYRARRAAGTADDGWGDVFLVVDGWGTLRQEFEALEATVQQVAARGLSYGVHVMISATRWMEVRPQVKDLIGTRLELRLGDPGDSEVDRRTAANVPAAMPGRGLTPTKLHMLGALPRVDGSGDTSTLADGVADLVARTRAAWRGPQGPRLRLLPTMLHLDELRAAAGPDDRRILLGVDEDALAPFGLDPVDEPHLFLYGESDAGKTSLLRTFAAEVQRLYTPQQAKIFVVDYRRGLLDEIPKDYLGAYLTTAEMTQGGMEDLAGFFRTRVPGPDLTPEQLRTRSWWSGAEGFILVDDYDLVATSQGNPLLPIVPLLAQAADLGLHVVIARHTGGASRAAYDPVLQRLTDLGTTGILLSGNPDEGQLIGRVKAVQAPPGRVQVVSRDRGLFQGQLAFQPSRHG
- a CDS encoding FHA domain-containing protein — protein: MTTVTTTCWCCGAAAPADGPCPSCGALPRGAGDAAGGAPSRGERRRADGGDLGPRLAGRAAGVGARLAAFTVDVLALVLVVAAVWLPTRSPVLTAVVAVEAVVALWVWQARTGLTVGNAVLRLRTARDDRPWSPGAGPAFVRLLVTGLGALVAVVGAWGVVASAALDRSGRRRSWADRAAGTVVVAVPRRRATPTVAVPPVAPGLTVMAAGPAAATPDLTLPWQDGAGAEHAGALASSPPSAGLPPVAPAGVRPGAPAVPAAPWQAPGDRPGVLAEPLVVPDTSGPRVPERTDAPPAGPQTGALPAVVGRPGAGAPVPVAGAAVLLVVDTGQRELVPLGAAVVLGRSPEAVVAGDRPVVLQDPESTVSRRHLRLEHTRDGVRVTDLGSANGTAVLGDDGEVTVLPPHTTVLLVEGDRVRVGRRVFTVSSVVPEA